A single genomic interval of Cucumis sativus cultivar 9930 chromosome 5, Cucumber_9930_V3, whole genome shotgun sequence harbors:
- the LOC101204538 gene encoding protein NUCLEAR FUSION DEFECTIVE 4-like — MLAGERILGCFDIRSIVVHVITRRWFVLFASLLIMGVAGSTYIFSLYSNDIKSTLGYDQTTLNLLSFSKDLGANIGVLSGLINEVTPPWVVLSIGALMNFFGYFMIWLAITNRISTPKVWQMCLYICIGANSQSFANTGSMVTCVMNFPESRGVVLGILKGYAGLSGAIITQLFHAFYGADTKSLVLFIGWLPTAVSFASLRIIRIIKVIRQPNELKVFYNFLYISLALAGFLMLMIIVESKTEFTQNQYGGSAAVVLLLLLLPLLIVVMEEYKLWKLKTALIQSPNPSVQIVTEQLPKTEHPKQEHKEPSCWTTIFSPPKRGEDFTILQGLFSVDMLILFTSAACGMGGTLTAIDNLGQIGVSLGYPKRSISTFVTLVSIWNYLGRVACGFLSEIVLRKYKCPRTLILSLILLLSCVGHLMIAFDVPNGLYVASIVIGFCFGAQWPLIFAIISELFGLKYYSTLYNFGSVASPIGLYVLNVKVAGNFYDREAEKQLEAKGIIRKAGEELKCIGGACFKLSFIVITGVTLLGMLVSLILVIRTRSFYRSDIYKKFREEVETTEVAGNRVVEAAGETEERRK; from the exons ATGTTGGCCGGTGAAAGAATCTTGGGATGCTTCGACATAAGGAGCATTGTCGTCCACGTCATCACTAGACGGTGGTTTGTGTTGTTCGCTTCACTCCTAATCATGGGCGTGGCAGGATCAACGTACATATTTAGCTTGTACTCAAACGACATAAAATCAACTTTGGGTTATGACCAAACAACATTGAATTTGTTGAGTTTTTCTAAGGATCTGGGTGCAAACATTGGTGTTTTGTCTGGACTTATCAACGAGGTTACGCCGCCATGGGTGGTTTTGTCCATTGGTGCCTTAATGAATTTCTTTGGTTACTTTATGATTTGGCTTGCCATTACTAATCGAATCTCCACTCCCAAAGTTTGGCAAATGTGtctttatatttgtattgGAGCCAATTCTCAATCCTTTGCTAATACGGGTTCGATGGTTACTTGTGTCATGAATTTTCCTGAAAGTCGTGGTGTCGTTCTTG GTATTTTAAAGGGATACGCTGGGCTGAGCGGCGCTATAATCACACAACTCTTCCACGCATTCTATGGCGCCGACACCAAATCCTTAGTTCTCTTCATCGGATGGCTCCCGACGGCAGTTTCCTTTGCATCTTTACGGATAATTCGTATCATAAAAGTCATCCGACAACCAAACGAGCTCAAAGTCTTCTACAATTTCCTTTACATTTCTCTTGCTCTCGCCGGGTTCCTAATGTTAATGATCATTGTAGAGAGCAAAACAGAGTTCACTCAAAACCAATACGGTGGCAGCGCCGCCGTCGTCctcctccttcttctcctcccACTCCTTATTGTCGTTATGGAAGAATACAAACTCTGGAAACTCAAAACTGCTCTCATCCAATCCCCAAATCCCTCTGTTCAAATCGTTACAGAGCAACTCCCCAAAACAGAGCATCCAAAACAAGAACATAAAGAACCATCTTGTTGGACAACAATTTTCAGCCCACCAAAACGCGGCGAAGATTTCACAATTCTCCAAGGTCTCTTCAGCGTCGACATGCTGATTCTATTCACATCTGCAGCTTGCGGCATGGGAGGAACGTTAACGGCAATCGACAATTTGGGGCAAATCGGAGTGTCTTTGGGATACCCAAAAAGAAGCATTAGCACGTTTGTAACATTAGTCAGCATTTGGAATTACCTCGGCCGAGTTGCCTGTGGTTTCTTATCTGAAATCGTGTTGAGAAAATACAAATGCCCTCGTACTTTAATATTATCACTGATCCTTCTGTTGTCCTGTGTCGGCCATTTGATGATCGCATTTGACGTTCCAAATGGGCTATACGTTGCTTCCATCGTAATCGGATTCTGCTTTGGTGCACAATGGCCGTTGATTTTCGCTATAATTTCAGAGCTTTTTGGGTTGAAATATTACTCAACGCTTTACAATTTCGGGTCGGTCGCGAGTCCAATTGGGCTATATGTTCTGAATGTGAAAGTGGCTGGGAATTTCTATGACAGAGAAGCAGAGAAGCAGCTCGAAGCAAAAGGGATTATACGAAAAGCAGGGGAAGAATTAAAGTGCATTGGAGGGGCATGCTTTAAGCTTTCATTCATTGTAATCACCGGAGTTACTTTATTGGGTATGCTAGTTTCATTGATTTTAGTAATTAGAACACGGAGTTTCTACCGGAGTGATATTTATAAGAAGTTTAGAGAAGAAGTTGAAACAACAGAGGTGGCCGGAAATAGGGTTGTAGAGGCCGCCGGTGAAacagaagagagaagaaaatga
- the LOC101204293 gene encoding protein NUCLEAR FUSION DEFECTIVE 4-like: MVADRRISGCSDISSIGVHVITGRWFVVFASLLIMAAAGATYMFGLYSSDIKSVLGYDQTTLNLLSFFKDLGANVGVLSGLINEVTPPWVVLSIGAVLNFFGYFMIWLAVTRRISAPKVWQMCLYICIGANSQSFANTGSLVTCVKNFPESRGVVLGILKGYVGLSGAIITQLFHAFYGDDTKSLILLIGWLPAAISFASLRTIRIMKVIRQPNELKVFYNFLYISLALAGFLMLMIIVESKKQFNQNEYGGSAAVVLLLLILPLAVVIIEEYNLWKLKTAVIKSPNPSVQIVTEKLPKTEHPKQERKEPSCWTTIFSPPQRGEDFTILQALFSVDMLILFIAAICGVGGTLTAIDNLGQIGLALGYPKRSISTFVSLVSIWNYLGRVASGFISEIVLTKYKFPRPLILSLTLLLSCVGHLMIAFDVPNGLYVASIVIGFCFGAQWPLIFAIISELFGLKYYSTLYNFGSVASPIGLYVLNVKVAGNFYDREAEKQLEAKRIIRKAGEELKCFGGECFKLSFIVITGVTLLGMLVSLILVIRTRSFYKSDIYKKFRDEVETTEVAGNGVVEAAGVPEERRK, from the exons ATGGTGGCCGACCGGAGAATCTCTGGTTGCTCTGACATAAGTAGCATCGGGGTCCACGTAATCACTGGACGGTGGTTCGTGGTGTTCGCTTCACTCCTAATCATGGCAGCGGCCGGAGCGACGTACATGTTCGGCTTGTACTCAAGCGACATAAAATCTGTTTTGGGTTACGACCAAACGACGTTGAATTTGCTGAGTTTTTTCAAGGACTTAGGTGCAAACGTCGGCGTTTTGTCTGGACTTATTAACGAGGTTACGCCGCCATGGGTGGTTCTATCTATCGGCGCCGTATTGAACTTCTTTGGTTACTTTATGATTTGGCTTGCCGTTACTCGTCGGATCTCTGCGCCTAAAGTTTGGCAGATGTGTCTCTATATTTGTATTGGAGCCAATTCTCAATCCTTTGCAAATACGGGTTCTCTCGTCACTTGTGTTAAGAACTTCCCTGAAAGCCGTGGAGTCGTTCTTG GTATCTTGAAGGGATACGTCGGGCTGAGCGGTGCCATTATCACACAACTCTTCCACGCATTCTACGGCGACGACACCAAATCCTTAATTCTCCTCATTGGATGGCTTCCGGCGGCCATTTCCTTCGCATCTTTACGCACAATTCGTATCATGAAAGTCATCCGTCAACCAAACGAGCTCAAAGTCTTCTACAACTTCCTCTACATTTCTCTTGCCCTCGCCGGATTCCTAATGCTAATGATCATTGTAGAAAGCAAAAAACAGTTCAATCAAAACGAATACGGTGGCAGCGCCGCCGTCGTCCTCCTTCTCCTCATCCTCCCACTTGCTGTAGTCATCATCGAAGAGTACAATCTCTGGAAACTCAAAACCGCTGTCATTAAATCCCCGAATCCCTCTGTTCAAATCGTAACAGAGAAACTCCCAAAAACAGAGCATCCAAAACAAGAGCGAAAAGAACCATCTTGTTGGACAACAATTTTCAGCCCACCACAACGTGGCGAGGATTTCACAATTCTTCAAGCTCTCTTCAGCGTCGACATGCTGATTCTATTTATCGCTGCAATCTGCGGTGTCGGTGGAACGTTAACAGCGATTGACAATTTGGGTCAAATCGGATTGGCTTTGGGATACCCAAAAAGAAGCATTAGCACATTTGTATCATTAGTCAGCATTTGGAATTACCTCGGTCGAGTTGCCTCTGGTTTCATCTCTGAAATTGTTTTGACAAAATACAAATTCCCTCGTCCTTTAATACTCTCTCTAACCCTTCTTCTGTCCTGTGTCGGCCATTTGATGATCGCATTTGACGTCCCAAATGGGTTATATGTAGCTTCCATCGTAATCGGATTCTGCTTTGGTGCACAATGGCCGTTGATTTTCGCCATAATTTCAGAGCTTTTTGGGTTGAAATATTACTCAACGCTTTACAATTTCGGGTCGGTCGCGAGTCCAATTGGGCTATATGTTCTGAATGTGAAAGTGGCTGGGAATTTCTATGACAGAGAAGCAGAGAAGCAGCTCGAAGCAAAAAGGATTATACGAAAAGCAGGGGAAGAATTAAAGTGCTTTGGAGGGGAATGCTTTAAGCTTTCATTCATCGTAATCACAGGAGTTACTTTATTGGGTATGTTAGTTTCATTGATTTTAGTAATTAGAACAAGAAGTTTCTACAAAAGTGATATTTATAAGAAGTTCAGAGATGAAGTTGAAACAACAGAGGTGGCCGGAAATGGGGTTGTAGAGGCCGCCGGTGTAccagaagagagaagaaaatga